One part of the Mangrovibacillus cuniculi genome encodes these proteins:
- a CDS encoding ABC transporter ATP-binding protein — MAIVNHGRATDRAELTDQWGTIKRLSRYLLHERKKMIGIGLLILGSTIGSVGGPLLIGFAIDDWIVNQQTGTIWPLLVGLVSLFIGQSVTLWIQQFLMIDVAQNAIFRLRTELFHALQQLPIPFYDKRRHGELMSRVTNDVDQISNTLNSAVIQIVSSVLTLGTITALMIWLSPTLTVITLMIIPLMFLSIKWITKRTGPSFKETQKAVGDLNGYIEETVSGQKLVKAFSQEERVLAEFEEKSSRLKKAAYRAQLFSGAIPKVMNLLNNGSFALIAGVGGYLALTGTQVTVGVIVIFVEYARQFTRPLNDLANQFNTLLSAIAGAERVFAIMDEPKEASKDGAKDVDLTRGKVEFKDISFGYEEGERTIKDISFTANPGDTVAFVGPTGAGKTTVTNLLGRFYEPQEGQIFIDDIPLDKMTLHSTRQAMAFVLQDPFLFEGTIRENIRYGRLQASDEEVIEAAKLANAHRFIKKLPRGYDTVLSQDDSGISQGQRQLLSIARAFIAKPTILILDEATSSIDTITEIYIQEALKRLMVGRTSFVIAHRLNTIRQADQIIVLKDGEMIESGTHTELVRRRGFYADLVEKQTAIS; from the coding sequence ATGGCCATTGTTAACCACGGCAGAGCAACCGATCGAGCTGAATTAACGGATCAATGGGGGACGATTAAACGTCTTTCTCGATACCTCTTACATGAACGAAAGAAGATGATTGGGATCGGGCTGTTGATTTTGGGGAGTACCATTGGATCGGTTGGAGGTCCTTTATTAATCGGGTTTGCGATCGATGACTGGATTGTCAATCAACAAACAGGTACTATTTGGCCATTGTTAGTTGGATTAGTATCTTTGTTTATTGGTCAGAGTGTGACTTTATGGATTCAGCAGTTTTTGATGATTGATGTAGCACAAAATGCCATTTTTCGTTTACGAACGGAGCTGTTTCATGCTCTGCAGCAGCTACCAATTCCGTTTTATGATAAAAGACGACATGGAGAGCTCATGAGCCGTGTGACGAATGACGTCGATCAAATCAGTAACACCTTAAACTCTGCTGTTATCCAAATCGTATCAAGTGTCTTAACATTAGGGACGATTACGGCACTTATGATTTGGTTAAGTCCTACGTTGACTGTCATTACGTTGATGATTATTCCATTAATGTTTCTATCAATAAAATGGATTACGAAGCGAACTGGTCCATCTTTTAAAGAAACACAAAAAGCAGTAGGGGATTTAAACGGCTATATTGAAGAAACGGTAAGTGGGCAAAAGCTCGTAAAGGCGTTTTCTCAAGAAGAAAGAGTGTTAGCTGAATTTGAAGAAAAAAGCTCGAGACTAAAAAAAGCAGCTTACCGTGCGCAACTATTCTCTGGTGCTATTCCTAAAGTGATGAACTTATTGAACAATGGTAGTTTTGCTTTAATTGCTGGTGTTGGGGGATATCTCGCTTTGACAGGGACTCAAGTAACGGTTGGAGTTATTGTAATATTTGTCGAGTATGCAAGACAATTTACACGACCTTTAAATGATTTGGCAAACCAATTTAATACGTTGTTATCTGCCATTGCGGGAGCGGAGCGTGTTTTTGCCATTATGGATGAGCCGAAAGAAGCTTCTAAAGACGGTGCAAAGGATGTTGACTTAACACGAGGTAAAGTGGAGTTTAAGGATATTTCTTTTGGATATGAAGAAGGAGAACGTACAATTAAGGATATTTCTTTTACGGCAAACCCTGGGGATACTGTTGCATTTGTTGGACCAACGGGGGCTGGTAAGACGACTGTGACAAATTTATTGGGCCGATTTTATGAACCACAAGAAGGACAAATATTCATTGATGATATTCCTTTGGATAAAATGACGCTTCATTCTACTAGACAGGCCATGGCATTTGTTTTACAAGATCCGTTTTTATTTGAGGGAACTATCAGGGAGAATATTCGATATGGTCGTTTGCAAGCTTCGGATGAAGAAGTGATAGAAGCTGCAAAGTTAGCTAATGCACATCGATTTATTAAGAAACTACCAAGAGGATATGACACCGTTCTATCGCAAGATGACTCTGGAATAAGTCAAGGTCAAAGACAATTATTATCTATAGCTAGAGCTTTTATTGCTAAGCCGACAATTTTAATTTTAGATGAGGCAACAAGTAGTATTGATACAATTACGGAAATTTATATTCAAGAAGCGTTAAAGCGCCTGATGGTGGGAAGAACATCGTTTGTTATTGCTCACCGCTTAAACACCATTAGACAAGCCGATCAGATCATTGTGTTAAAAGATGGTGAAATGATTGAGTCCGGAACGCACACTGAATTAGTAAGAAGAAGAGGTTTTTACGCAGATTTAGTGGAGAAACAAACCGCTATTAGTTAG
- a CDS encoding manganese-dependent inorganic pyrophosphatase, whose product MAKSLVFGHKNPDTDTICSAIAYATLKQKIGEDVEAVRLGAVGPETQFALDTFGVEAPREVKTVANEVETVILVDHNERQQSAEDIADVRVTEVIDHHRIANFETADPVYYRAEPVGCTATILNKIFKEKGVEIDKATAGLMLSAIISDSLLFKSPTCTQEDVDAAKELAAIAGVDAEEYGLEMLKAGASLSGKSARDLITIDAKEFSMGSYKVEVAQVNTVDVNDVFALRKDIEKEIAINLEENGLDLFVFVATDILSNDSTILALGAQAKAVETAFEVKLTDDMAILKGVVSRKKQIVPNLTAALS is encoded by the coding sequence ATGGCGAAATCATTAGTTTTTGGACATAAAAATCCTGATACAGATACGATCTGTTCAGCAATTGCATATGCAACATTAAAGCAAAAAATCGGAGAAGATGTAGAAGCTGTTCGTCTAGGTGCAGTTGGACCTGAGACACAATTTGCTTTGGATACTTTCGGAGTAGAAGCGCCTCGTGAAGTGAAAACAGTTGCGAACGAAGTAGAGACAGTTATTTTAGTAGACCACAACGAGCGTCAACAAAGTGCAGAAGACATTGCTGACGTACGTGTGACAGAAGTAATCGACCATCACCGAATAGCAAACTTTGAAACTGCTGACCCAGTTTACTATCGTGCTGAACCAGTTGGATGTACAGCAACAATCTTGAATAAGATTTTTAAAGAAAAAGGTGTAGAAATCGATAAAGCGACAGCTGGCTTAATGCTATCCGCAATTATTTCTGACTCTTTATTATTTAAATCACCGACTTGCACACAAGAAGATGTGGATGCAGCGAAAGAATTAGCTGCTATTGCAGGCGTTGATGCAGAAGAATACGGCTTAGAAATGTTAAAAGCGGGAGCATCTTTATCAGGCAAATCAGCTCGTGATTTAATCACAATTGATGCAAAAGAATTCTCCATGGGAAGCTATAAGGTAGAAGTTGCTCAAGTTAACACGGTGGATGTAAACGATGTATTTGCTCTTCGTAAAGATATCGAGAAAGAAATTGCGATTAATTTAGAAGAAAATGGATTAGACCTTTTCGTATTCGTGGCAACAGATATTCTTTCAAACGACTCAACAATCCTAGCTCTAGGTGCACAAGCGAAGGCAGTGGAAACAGCGTTTGAGGTAAAATTAACGGACGATATGGCAATCTTAAAAGGTGTTGTATCACGTAAGAAGCAAATAGTTCCTAACTTAACAGCAGCGTTAAGCTAA
- a CDS encoding organic hydroperoxide resistance protein: MVQVLYTAKAKAEGGRNGKVVSSDNVIDLSLSMPKSLGGAEKEGATNPEQLFAAGYAACFDSALQLVAGQAKKKITSTVTAHVSIGKDTDGGFGLAVKLEVSVDGVDQAEAKELVEKAHGVCPYSKATRGNIEVELEVV; the protein is encoded by the coding sequence ATGGTACAAGTACTTTATACAGCAAAAGCAAAAGCAGAAGGTGGACGTAACGGAAAGGTCGTTTCATCCGATAACGTCATTGATTTATCTTTATCTATGCCTAAATCGTTAGGTGGAGCAGAAAAAGAAGGTGCTACGAACCCAGAGCAACTTTTCGCAGCTGGATACGCGGCATGTTTTGATAGCGCCCTTCAACTAGTTGCTGGGCAAGCGAAAAAGAAAATCACTTCCACAGTGACAGCGCATGTTAGTATCGGAAAAGATACAGACGGCGGTTTTGGCTTAGCAGTTAAATTAGAAGTTTCTGTAGATGGTGTCGACCAAGCAGAAGCAAAAGAACTAGTGGAAAAAGCGCACGGTGTATGCCCATACTCGAAGGCAACTCGTGGAAATATTGAAGTAGAGTTAGAGGTAGTTTAA
- a CDS encoding MarR family winged helix-turn-helix transcriptional regulator, with the protein MTVVNNSLLLEQQLCFRLYTASREITKFYRPLLEKLNLTYPQYLVMLYLWETNTGSVKDIGERLHLDSGTLTPMLKRMEQRNLLTRERSKTDERTVIVKITQEGTTLKEKAQEVPVKIFEKLNVGKEEYLQMLNLLDTVLEQFTKADLEGKGE; encoded by the coding sequence ATGACCGTTGTGAATAACTCATTATTACTCGAACAGCAGCTATGCTTTCGTTTATATACCGCCTCACGCGAAATAACGAAATTCTATCGTCCGCTTTTAGAAAAGTTGAATCTTACCTATCCACAGTATTTAGTGATGCTCTATTTGTGGGAAACTAATACAGGTTCTGTAAAAGATATTGGAGAACGATTACACTTGGACTCTGGAACGTTAACTCCTATGTTAAAAAGGATGGAACAAAGAAATTTGTTAACGAGAGAGCGCTCTAAAACGGATGAACGAACAGTGATTGTGAAAATCACACAAGAAGGAACAACTTTAAAAGAGAAGGCTCAAGAGGTACCCGTCAAAATCTTTGAAAAGTTAAACGTAGGAAAAGAAGAATATCTTCAGATGCTAAATTTATTAGATACAGTACTAGAACAATTTACAAAAGCAGATTTAGAAGGAAAAGGTGAATAG
- a CDS encoding DEAD/DEAH box helicase, giving the protein MTLWEKTGFETKTSIQEQAMPLLEEGKDVIGQSPTGTGKTLAFLLPALERIDVKKQNAQVLILASSQELIMQTYQEALKYTKEKGITAGSFIGGANIKRQVEKLKKSPQLILGTPGRVLELIKLKKLKMHAIKLIILDEADQVLAREHRKTVDTIISSTLKSERQLAAFSATMPNDIIDVAKNWMNDPTVIKVEQETLFADAKVDYFYLECEQREKSTLLEKMARFEGMRGLAFSNDITELNVLEQKLRFKKVNVRALHGEKDKLDREQAIQQFRANNVPILLATDVASRGLDIPDVGTVIHIDFPLDEDQATHRSGRTGRAGKDGQVVFLLTPREVRECKQLAASKGWNLVQKVIRASEFVDPK; this is encoded by the coding sequence ATGACATTATGGGAAAAGACAGGTTTTGAAACAAAAACTTCTATACAAGAACAAGCTATGCCGCTATTAGAAGAAGGGAAAGATGTAATTGGTCAATCCCCAACAGGAACAGGTAAAACGTTAGCATTTTTGCTTCCTGCATTGGAACGAATTGATGTAAAGAAACAAAACGCTCAGGTGCTAATCCTTGCATCTTCACAAGAATTAATCATGCAAACATACCAAGAGGCGTTAAAGTATACAAAAGAAAAAGGGATTACAGCCGGTAGCTTTATTGGTGGTGCAAATATTAAAAGACAAGTAGAAAAACTAAAGAAGAGCCCACAACTGATCTTAGGTACACCTGGACGAGTTCTAGAACTAATTAAGTTGAAGAAATTAAAAATGCATGCAATCAAACTAATTATTCTGGATGAGGCTGATCAAGTGTTAGCAAGAGAACATCGTAAAACAGTGGACACTATTATCTCTTCTACGTTAAAAAGTGAGCGTCAATTAGCTGCTTTCTCCGCTACGATGCCAAATGACATTATTGACGTCGCGAAAAATTGGATGAATGACCCAACAGTGATCAAAGTGGAGCAAGAAACATTGTTCGCAGATGCAAAGGTAGATTATTTCTATCTAGAGTGTGAGCAAAGAGAAAAATCTACTCTTTTAGAAAAAATGGCAAGGTTTGAAGGAATGAGAGGGTTAGCCTTTTCAAATGATATAACAGAATTAAATGTTTTAGAGCAAAAATTACGTTTTAAGAAAGTTAACGTAAGAGCTCTCCATGGGGAAAAGGACAAACTAGATAGAGAACAGGCTATTCAACAGTTCAGAGCGAATAATGTTCCGATTCTTTTAGCAACAGATGTAGCATCTCGTGGATTAGACATTCCTGATGTTGGAACTGTCATTCATATCGATTTTCCATTAGATGAGGACCAAGCGACACACCGTTCTGGAAGAACAGGTAGAGCGGGGAAAGATGGTCAAGTAGTGTTCCTTCTTACACCAAGAGAAGTTCGTGAATGCAAACAACTTGCTGCGTCAAAAGGGTGGAACCTTGTACAAAAAGTTATTCGTGCAAGTGAATTTGTAGATCCTAAATAA
- a CDS encoding ATP-binding protein — MKTEQRIAFKVAIIYVFFGVAWIFISDLISFTLAQNKMELYLSFQRSKGAMFVILTGILLYWLVLIQTKKEHQVEAELLKKERQLLRRQQHVQSLFFQNPDAVIEYKTDGTVKAMNKMAEHLLRSSAEERIGKTGLPFISEDKVKEVRQSFERALLGVPDEIELQLNESCDSIILRNAFLPIVLNEKVVGVYGIARDITQEKQQEELVLSSEKLALVGQLAASVAHEIRNPLTSIKGFVQLMETTKEVNPEHVSIMLSEIDRIHLIASEMLVLGKKQDVPMKKVHIQSIISKVIYLMDSQAHSKNVPLKFIDTKNEPLYVYADENQLKQVLVNLIKNGIEATDNHKPVVVEVWKENNRIELTVSDQGVGIEEEKLASIGQPFFSTKNDGTGLGLEVCKRIVERHQGEIDIQSKPNEGTIVNVTLPAFE; from the coding sequence ATGAAGACAGAACAGCGAATAGCTTTTAAAGTTGCTATTATATATGTTTTTTTTGGCGTTGCTTGGATCTTCATATCAGATCTTATTAGCTTTACATTGGCACAAAATAAAATGGAATTGTACTTGTCATTTCAACGATCCAAAGGTGCTATGTTTGTTATATTAACAGGAATACTCCTTTATTGGCTGGTTCTAATTCAAACGAAGAAAGAACATCAAGTAGAAGCAGAGCTTCTTAAGAAAGAGCGTCAACTTTTAAGAAGACAGCAACACGTTCAATCTTTATTCTTTCAAAATCCTGATGCTGTCATCGAGTACAAAACAGACGGAACGGTTAAAGCGATGAACAAGATGGCAGAACACCTACTTCGTTCTTCTGCTGAGGAACGTATTGGAAAGACGGGTTTGCCTTTTATATCAGAGGACAAGGTAAAAGAAGTTCGTCAATCCTTTGAAAGAGCGTTACTAGGTGTGCCAGATGAGATAGAACTTCAACTAAATGAATCTTGTGACAGCATTATTTTACGTAATGCCTTTTTACCAATTGTCCTAAATGAAAAAGTAGTGGGAGTATATGGCATAGCTCGTGATATTACACAAGAAAAACAACAGGAAGAATTAGTACTTTCTTCAGAAAAGTTAGCATTAGTTGGGCAACTGGCAGCATCAGTTGCACATGAGATTAGGAATCCTTTAACGTCAATTAAAGGGTTTGTACAATTGATGGAAACAACAAAAGAGGTCAACCCTGAACATGTGTCCATTATGTTGTCAGAAATTGATCGTATACACTTAATTGCAAGTGAAATGCTAGTACTTGGTAAAAAGCAAGATGTCCCTATGAAGAAGGTACATATCCAGTCTATTATTTCTAAGGTGATCTATCTAATGGATTCCCAAGCTCACTCAAAAAATGTTCCGTTAAAATTTATTGATACAAAAAATGAGCCTTTGTATGTTTACGCTGATGAGAATCAATTGAAACAGGTATTAGTAAATTTAATTAAAAATGGAATTGAAGCAACAGATAATCATAAACCAGTAGTAGTAGAAGTCTGGAAAGAGAACAATCGTATTGAACTGACTGTTAGCGATCAAGGTGTCGGAATCGAAGAAGAAAAGTTGGCTTCCATTGGACAACCATTCTTTTCTACCAAGAATGATGGGACAGGCTTAGGATTAGAAGTATGTAAGAGGATAGTGGAAAGACATCAAGGAGAAATTGATATCCAATCCAAACCTAACGAAGGAACGATTGTGAACGTTACCTTACCTGCCTTTGAATAA
- a CDS encoding ABC-F family ATP-binding cassette domain-containing protein has protein sequence MSILHVQKLSHGFGDRAIFQDVTFRLLKGEHIGLIGANGEGKSTFMNIITGKLQPDEGKVEWSKNVRVGYLDQHAQLKQGMSIRDVLKTAFSYLFDLEQKMNDLFAKMGEVDPEELEALLEETGTIQDMLTNNDFYTIDAKVEEIARGLGLDEVGLDKDVHDLSGGQRTKVLLAKLLLEKPEILLLDEPTNYLDEQHIEWLKRYLQEYENAFILISHDIPFLNSVINLIYHVENQQLTRYVGDYDEFRQVYEMKKQQLESAYKRQQKEVAELKDFVARNKARVSTRNMAMSRQKKLDKMDMIELAAEKPKPEFQFREARTSGRTIFETKDLVIGYDTPLSRPLNLKMERGQKVALVGANGIGKTTLLKSILGEIRSLEGQVELGDYLETGYFEQEPKRENHNTCIEEVWDTFPHMTQYEVRAALAKCGLMTKHIESKVTVLSGGEKAKVRLCQLINSETNLLVLDEPTNHLDVEAKDELKRALKAYKGSILIICHEPEFYQDVVTDVWNGENWTTKVL, from the coding sequence ATGAGTATATTACATGTACAAAAGCTCTCACATGGATTCGGTGATCGAGCAATTTTCCAAGACGTAACATTTCGTTTATTAAAAGGTGAACACATCGGTTTGATTGGAGCAAACGGTGAAGGAAAGTCTACCTTTATGAATATAATTACAGGAAAACTTCAACCTGACGAAGGAAAAGTCGAATGGAGTAAAAATGTTCGAGTAGGTTACTTAGATCAGCATGCTCAGCTGAAGCAAGGTATGAGTATCCGAGATGTATTAAAGACTGCATTCTCTTATTTGTTTGACCTTGAACAGAAAATGAATGACCTGTTTGCAAAAATGGGAGAAGTAGACCCGGAAGAGTTAGAAGCTCTTCTTGAAGAAACAGGAACGATTCAAGATATGCTGACAAACAACGATTTCTATACAATTGACGCAAAAGTAGAAGAAATCGCTCGTGGTCTAGGGCTTGATGAAGTTGGGCTAGATAAAGATGTTCACGATTTGAGTGGTGGTCAACGTACCAAGGTCCTATTGGCAAAGCTTTTACTAGAAAAGCCTGAAATTCTTCTTCTAGATGAGCCAACAAACTACTTAGATGAACAACATATTGAGTGGTTAAAGCGATATCTGCAAGAGTATGAGAATGCCTTTATTCTTATCTCACATGATATTCCCTTCTTAAATAGCGTAATTAACTTGATCTATCATGTAGAAAATCAACAGTTAACTCGATATGTTGGCGATTACGATGAGTTCCGTCAAGTATATGAAATGAAAAAACAGCAATTAGAATCTGCTTATAAGCGCCAACAAAAAGAAGTGGCAGAGCTAAAAGATTTTGTTGCTCGTAACAAAGCCCGTGTTTCTACACGTAACATGGCAATGTCTCGTCAAAAGAAACTAGATAAGATGGACATGATTGAACTTGCAGCGGAGAAACCGAAGCCAGAGTTCCAATTTAGAGAAGCTCGTACTTCTGGTCGAACTATATTTGAAACAAAGGATCTTGTCATTGGATATGATACTCCTTTATCAAGACCTTTAAATTTGAAGATGGAACGTGGTCAGAAGGTTGCCTTGGTTGGTGCTAATGGTATTGGTAAAACAACGCTCCTAAAAAGTATTTTGGGCGAGATCCGTTCTCTTGAAGGTCAAGTAGAGTTAGGAGATTACTTAGAGACAGGGTATTTTGAACAGGAACCTAAACGAGAAAATCACAACACGTGTATTGAAGAAGTATGGGATACGTTCCCTCACATGACGCAATACGAAGTGCGTGCTGCTCTTGCAAAATGTGGATTGATGACGAAACACATTGAGAGTAAAGTTACTGTCTTAAGTGGTGGAGAAAAAGCAAAAGTTCGACTTTGTCAGCTAATTAATAGTGAGACGAATTTATTAGTACTCGATGAGCCGACAAACCACTTAGATGTGGAAGCAAAAGATGAGTTAAAACGTGCACTTAAGGCGTACAAAGGCTCTATCCTAATCATCTGCCATGAACCTGAATTTTATCAAGACGTAGTAACGGATGTTTGGAACGGAGAAAACTGGACGACGAAGGTTTTATAA
- a CDS encoding NAD(P)H-binding protein, which yields MTKRALIVGGTGLVGKCVVKHLLTNDQFSHVTMLTRRKTTWEHYKLEEKVIDFDSLENVLVDLDTTYDVVYCCLGTTMKKARSKRAFLKVDFDYPLAVAKWVEEVKIPKLLIITAIGANASSPFFYSRVKGELELKVRSLQISTVYFIRPSLLLGDRNEFRTGEKIGEWLGKVLQPVMIGKWKKYRSIAAKDVASAMIRLSLENAHTGKHTIESSALQDLANERVYA from the coding sequence ATGACAAAGAGAGCCTTAATTGTTGGAGGAACTGGATTAGTAGGAAAGTGTGTGGTAAAACACCTATTAACGAACGATCAGTTCTCTCATGTAACTATGCTGACGAGACGAAAAACTACATGGGAGCATTATAAATTAGAAGAAAAAGTCATTGATTTTGATAGTTTAGAAAATGTTTTAGTAGACCTAGATACTACATATGACGTAGTCTATTGTTGTCTTGGAACAACAATGAAGAAAGCTAGGTCCAAAAGAGCATTTTTAAAAGTAGACTTTGACTATCCACTTGCTGTTGCGAAATGGGTGGAAGAAGTAAAAATACCTAAGTTACTCATCATTACAGCAATCGGAGCAAATGCCTCCTCTCCTTTCTTCTACAGCAGGGTAAAAGGAGAATTGGAATTAAAGGTGCGTTCTTTACAAATATCTACTGTGTATTTTATTCGCCCTTCTTTACTTCTAGGTGACCGAAATGAGTTTAGAACTGGTGAGAAGATTGGAGAATGGTTAGGAAAAGTCCTTCAGCCAGTAATGATAGGGAAGTGGAAGAAGTATCGAAGCATTGCTGCAAAAGATGTTGCTAGTGCAATGATTCGTTTAAGTTTGGAAAACGCTCATACAGGTAAACATACGATTGAATCCTCTGCATTACAAGATCTTGCTAATGAGCGAGTATACGCATAA
- a CDS encoding tryptophan-rich sensory protein, translating into MNKIKAGIIFVLLLLVIGYNGLANYLPLNGKSTGELSDAVPMYITPPGYVFSIWGFIYLITIAWSILLLLGRTEKPDLVDRTFTPFIAISAANILWLTFWHYQQVGISVLIMLFYLGSLIWMYVSIQSKPFRFWDRFPWSIHMGWISVATIVNISYWLNTRGFDGFGFSDATWTNALLFLATVLAIWIDKNFKDLSYTPVFTWAFTGIGFKAWGDENAIAIVAFGLAILLAGRALYLAYQRKKPI; encoded by the coding sequence ATGAACAAAATAAAAGCAGGGATTATTTTTGTTTTGTTACTACTTGTAATTGGATATAACGGGTTAGCGAATTACTTACCCTTAAATGGAAAGTCAACTGGAGAATTGTCTGATGCAGTACCTATGTATATAACTCCACCAGGTTATGTCTTCAGTATTTGGGGATTTATCTATCTTATAACTATTGCCTGGTCTATACTGTTACTACTCGGAAGAACGGAGAAGCCGGACTTAGTAGATCGAACATTTACACCTTTCATCGCTATTTCAGCTGCCAATATCCTTTGGTTAACATTTTGGCATTACCAACAAGTTGGCATATCTGTTCTCATCATGCTCTTTTATTTAGGCAGTTTAATTTGGATGTATGTTTCTATCCAATCTAAACCATTCCGCTTTTGGGACCGCTTCCCTTGGTCTATCCATATGGGATGGATTTCCGTTGCCACCATTGTGAATATTAGCTATTGGTTAAATACTCGTGGCTTTGATGGTTTTGGGTTTAGTGATGCAACTTGGACAAATGCTTTATTATTCCTTGCGACAGTCTTAGCCATATGGATTGATAAAAATTTCAAAGACTTATCTTATACACCAGTGTTCACTTGGGCATTTACAGGAATTGGATTTAAGGCATGGGGTGACGAAAATGCCATTGCAATTGTTGCATTTGGTCTTGCTATTTTATTAGCAGGGAGAGCATTGTACCTAGCGTATCAAAGAAAAAAGCCAATATAA
- a CDS encoding oligosaccharide flippase family protein: protein MSVFAKGLIWLVIAAFFGESIEFFINMVLANHLGESGLGHYMTIIPTLFLIMILASLELPISVSKFVAEKDKMYYPVMLRYAFRLMTIVSLVGMTIIVLAYPFFPFSQMVDARLQWFLIAFVPIIAYSSIARGYFMGTHQMGAIAFSNFLRKVVQLILLFMIFTQLNMTEPLAILVAIGMLISSELIVCLYLMMAFHRNWHKRKPEEDEWLDKVRIRRALMGISIPTTGLRLFHAMTHAVQPFFIKMTLILSGVAAVTANEQFGLVAGVALTIGFFPAFISHSLLMVLIPLVSEAQANGDTDKLKRLVKKSLIVTASYAGPSVIICLLFADPLTALFVKNGIAAHYLVLLWPYFVTHFFVIPLQAFLIGLGYVKATFWQTVWVTIVQFSCIWGLGFVMGLGMDGVLLALNISGVLLLALHTISLIPILNKKERTILT from the coding sequence GTGAGTGTATTTGCAAAAGGGTTAATTTGGCTTGTGATTGCCGCATTTTTTGGTGAGAGCATTGAATTTTTTATCAATATGGTGTTAGCTAATCACCTTGGCGAGTCTGGCCTTGGTCATTACATGACTATTATTCCCACTTTATTTCTAATCATGATTTTAGCAAGTTTAGAGTTACCCATTTCGGTATCTAAATTTGTCGCGGAAAAAGATAAAATGTACTATCCTGTGATGCTACGATACGCTTTTCGTCTCATGACAATAGTTTCTTTAGTAGGCATGACAATCATTGTCTTAGCTTATCCTTTTTTTCCTTTCTCCCAGATGGTTGACGCTAGACTCCAATGGTTTCTTATTGCGTTTGTTCCAATCATTGCGTATTCATCTATCGCAAGAGGATACTTTATGGGAACACACCAAATGGGCGCGATTGCCTTCTCTAACTTTCTGAGAAAAGTAGTTCAACTAATTTTGTTATTTATGATCTTTACACAATTAAATATGACGGAACCACTTGCGATCTTGGTAGCCATAGGCATGTTGATTAGCTCCGAGCTAATTGTTTGTCTTTATTTAATGATGGCTTTCCACAGAAACTGGCATAAGAGGAAGCCGGAAGAGGACGAGTGGTTAGATAAAGTGAGGATTCGTCGAGCATTAATGGGCATCTCTATTCCAACAACTGGCTTAAGATTATTCCATGCCATGACGCATGCTGTACAACCGTTTTTTATAAAAATGACACTAATCCTCTCTGGTGTTGCAGCAGTGACAGCTAATGAGCAGTTTGGTTTAGTAGCTGGTGTAGCGCTAACCATTGGTTTTTTTCCAGCATTTATTTCACACTCTTTATTGATGGTGCTAATACCTTTGGTGTCCGAAGCTCAAGCAAACGGTGACACAGATAAATTGAAGCGTTTGGTGAAAAAATCATTAATTGTTACAGCTTCTTACGCAGGGCCATCCGTTATAATATGCTTGCTTTTTGCGGACCCTTTAACGGCGTTGTTTGTGAAAAACGGAATTGCAGCGCATTACTTAGTGCTATTGTGGCCGTACTTTGTAACACACTTTTTTGTCATACCATTACAGGCTTTTCTCATTGGGCTTGGATATGTAAAAGCAACATTTTGGCAAACAGTCTGGGTGACCATCGTACAATTTAGTTGCATTTGGGGACTGGGATTTGTAATGGGATTAGGAATGGACGGTGTTTTACTTGCGTTAAATATTAGTGGTGTATTATTGCTAGCGTTGCATACTATATCCTTAATTCCAATTTTAAACAAGAAAGAGAGAACGATTTTAACATAA